One genomic segment of Deinococcus sp. LM3 includes these proteins:
- a CDS encoding type II toxin-antitoxin system prevent-host-death family antitoxin produces the protein MTSKRVGVRSLREELPEVLREVSETGQPVTVTRHGQPMATIVPGVPAQLSARPRIIALTSLKGGVGKTTLTMHLAAAIAQTGESVVVLDADEEVSALRWQQHAQAEGVTLPFRVQAADRNSLMRQARQLAQAGQTVVIDTPPNNREVLKSAATVADVVLVPVLPTGMDIDRLATTLELLADLEAALPRFNYAIVLNRFDARKGMAHEANAALNSHPRLDTVVRSLSAYEKVFGGSPTELAQFREIWDEILGAMGGPA, from the coding sequence ATGACGTCGAAACGGGTGGGTGTGCGGTCCCTGCGGGAGGAACTGCCGGAGGTGCTGCGTGAGGTCAGCGAGACGGGTCAGCCGGTCACCGTGACCCGGCATGGGCAGCCGATGGCGACCATCGTGCCGGGCGTCCCGGCGCAGCTGTCGGCGCGGCCGCGCATCATCGCGCTGACCTCGCTCAAGGGCGGGGTGGGCAAGACGACGCTGACCATGCACCTCGCGGCGGCCATCGCGCAGACCGGCGAGTCGGTGGTCGTGCTGGACGCCGACGAGGAGGTCAGTGCGCTGCGCTGGCAGCAGCACGCACAGGCCGAGGGGGTCACGCTGCCGTTCCGGGTGCAGGCCGCCGACCGCAACAGCCTGATGCGGCAGGCGCGGCAGCTGGCGCAGGCGGGGCAGACGGTGGTGATCGACACGCCCCCGAACAACCGCGAGGTGCTCAAGAGTGCGGCGACGGTCGCGGACGTGGTGCTCGTGCCGGTCCTGCCGACCGGGATGGACATCGACCGGCTGGCGACCACGCTGGAACTGCTGGCCGACCTGGAGGCCGCGCTCCCGCGCTTCAACTACGCGATCGTCCTGAACCGCTTCGACGCCCGCAAGGGCATGGCGCACGAGGCGAACGCCGCCCTGAACAGCCACCCGCGCCTGGACACGGTCGTCCGGTCCCTCAGCGCCTACGAGAAGGTGTTCGGCGGATCACCCACCGAGCTGGCG
- a CDS encoding chloramphenicol acetyltransferase — MRILELDTWPRRHHFNLFRTYTQPDFNVTAPVDVTAFHAHVRERGAPFMVATTYVLARAANEFQPFRWRIRGEQVVEHDVVHPSVTAAEEHDDLFRFCALPYSPHAPTFLSGAADALRASREQPHVSVTPGQDELLYLSSLPWLAFTGITHAQSLTPPDSIPRLTTGRFTPQNGRLTMPLSVQVHHALMDGRHVAEYFGRVQTLLDDPGLLGPDPA, encoded by the coding sequence GTGCGCATTCTGGAACTGGATACCTGGCCCCGCCGTCATCACTTCAACCTGTTCAGGACCTACACCCAGCCGGACTTCAACGTGACCGCCCCGGTCGACGTGACGGCCTTCCACGCCCACGTCCGGGAGCGCGGCGCGCCTTTCATGGTCGCCACCACCTACGTCCTGGCGCGCGCCGCGAACGAGTTCCAGCCGTTCCGCTGGCGCATCCGTGGCGAGCAGGTGGTCGAGCACGACGTCGTGCATCCCTCCGTCACCGCCGCCGAGGAACACGACGACCTGTTCCGCTTCTGCGCCCTGCCGTACAGCCCGCACGCCCCCACCTTCCTGAGCGGCGCGGCCGACGCCCTGCGCGCCAGCCGCGAACAGCCGCACGTCAGCGTCACGCCCGGCCAGGACGAACTGCTGTACCTGTCCAGCCTGCCCTGGCTGGCCTTCACCGGCATCACCCACGCGCAGTCCCTGACGCCGCCGGACTCCATTCCGCGCCTCACGACCGGGCGCTTCACGCCGCAGAACGGGCGGCTGACCATGCCGCTGTCCGTGCAGGTGCACCACGCCCTGATGGACGGCCGCCACGTCGCCGAGTACTTCGGCCGGGTGCAGACCCTCCTCGACGACCCTGGCCTGCTCGGTCCCGACCCGGCCTGA